The genomic region CGGGATCGTTGAGCAGGCCGGCGAGGCGCGCCGGCTCGCGCTCGTGAACGCCCACCCGGAGCTGGCCGGCAAGGCCGCCGTGCGCGGCGAGCTGACCGCCGAATCGACGCGCGAGCAGAGCGGTGCCGGGCTCGACCAGTGCTCGCAGGCCGAGTTCGACCGGCTGCAGCAGCTCAATCTCGCCTATCGCGACAGGTTCGGTTTCCCGTTCATCCTCGCCGTGCGCGGCTACGACCGGCACGGCATCATCGCGAACTTCGAGTCGCGTCTGGCCAATACGCGCGAGGCGGAACTGCGCGCGAGCCTGGCGCAGATCTACCGGATCGCGCGCTTCCGGCTCGACGACCTGATCGGCGCCTGAGCGGCGCTTCACCACGGCGCGCGACGGCCGCCTTTTCGCGCCGCCCCGGCGCCCGCCGGGTCCGCGCGAGCGCGGGCCCGGCACTTTCCACGAACCGAGAACACAAGGACCCCATCATGGCCATTCCGCTGCTCGACCCCAACGCTCCCGAATTCACGCGCCGCTATGTGAATCTCGCCGATCCGCGTCTCGGGGCGCAGGCGCTCGAGGCGAGCGACGATTTCTTCGCGCCGAAGGAGCGCATGCTGAATCCGGAGCCGGCGGTGTTCATCCCTGGCAAGTACGATGACCACGGCAAATGGATGGACGGCTGGGAAACGCGCCGCAAGCGCACCGCCGGCTACGACTGGTGCGTGGTCAAGCTCGCGCGGCCCGGCGTGATCAAGGGGCTCGACCTCGACACCAGCCACTTCACCGGCAATTTCCCGCCGGCCGCCTCGGTCGAGGCCTGTCGGGCGGCCGAGGGCGCGCCGAACCAGGACACGCGCTGGGTCGAGATCGTGCCCTCGACCACCCTGCAGGGCAATCAGCACCACTATGTCGAGGTGGCCGACGCCGCGCCCTACACGCACCTGCGCATCAACATCTATCCGGACGGCGGCATCGCGCGGCTGCGTGTATACGGGCAGCCGCAGCTCGACTGGAGCGGCGCGGCGCGCGACGAGCTGTTCGATCTGGCCGCGATGGAGAACGGCGGCTATCTGGTGGCCGCCAACAACCAGCATTTCGGCCTCGCCTCGACGATCCTGCTGCCGGGCCGCGGCGTGAACATGGGCGACGGCTGGGAGACGCGGCGCCGCCGCGAGCCCGGCAACGACTGGGCGATCGTGGCGCTCGCGCGGCCCGGCGTGATCCGCAGGATCGAGGTCGACACGGCCCACTTCAAGGGCAACTATCCGGACCGCTGCTCGATCCAGGCCGCGTATGTGAAGGGCGGCACCGACAGCTCGCTGGTCACGCAGGCGATGTTCTGGCCCGAGCTGCTCGGCGAGCAGAAGCTGCAAATGGACAAGCAGCATCATTTCGAGGCGGAGCTGGCCGCGCTTGGCCCCGTCACGCACGTGCGGCTCAACATCATCCCGGACGGCGGCGTGTCGCGTCTGCGCCTCTGGGGCACGCTCGCCCAATGAAGACGCTCGCCATCGAGGCGCTGACGCGCGCCGCGTTCGCGCCGTTCGGCGACGTGATCGAGACCGCCGGGGCGACGCGGATTCCGATCAATCTCGGCACCACCACCCGCTTCCACGATCTCGCCAGGATCGACGTGGCCGACGGCGGCGGCCGGCCGCTCGTCAACCTGTTTCGCGGCGAGCCGCGCGCGCTGCCGTTCGAGGTGACGATGCTCGAGCGCCACCCGCTCGGCAGCCAGGCGTTCCTGCCGCTCGACGCACGGCCCTATCTGGTGGTGGTGGCGCCGGCCGGCGAGCTCGATCCCGCGAGGATCCGCGCATTCGTCACGCACGGCTGGCAGGGCGTGAACTATGCGAAGGGCGTTTGGCACCATCCGCTGATCGCGCTCGGCCAGACCAGCGATTTCATCGTCGTCGATCGCGGCGGCGAGGGCGTGAACCTGGACGAGACGGCGCTCGACGAATCGCTCTGGCTCACCGACGCCGCCCTGCATCACGTGACGGCCTGATCGCCCCCCGCGGCAACCCTGTCCCCGGCCCCGCGAACCGCGGTTCGCGGGGCTCCGTTCGCGCCCGCCGCCGGTTCAGAGCGCCTCGCTCACGCACGGCGCGGCGCGCGCCCTGAGCCATTGCTCGAGCGCGTCGTTCGACATCGGCTTGGCGTAGTAGAAGCCCTGCAACTCGTCGCAGCCGATCCGCCTGAGCGCGTTCGCCTCGTGCGCCTGCTCGACGCCTTCGGCCACCACGCGCAAGCCCAGCTCGTGGCCGAGTTCGACGATGGCGCGGATCACGGCGAGATCGGCGGGCGCCCCGAGCCTGCCGTTGACGAACGCGCGGTCGATCTTGAGCCGGTCGAGCGGGAAGCGGTGCAGGTAGCTGAGGCTCGAATAGCCGGTGCCGAAATCGTCGAGCGAGAGCTTCACGCCGAGCGCGCGGATCTCGTTGACGGTGTCGAGATAGTGATCGACGCTCTCCATCAGCTCGGTTTCGGTGATTTCGAGCTCGAGGCTGTCAGGCCTGACGTCGTGGGCCGCCAGGCTGTCGTGCAGCTTGTCGACCAGTTGCGCGTCGTCGCGCAGCTGCACCACCGAGAGGTTGATCGACACGCGGATCTCGGGCAGGCCCGCGGCGCGCCAGCGTGCGATCTGGCGGCAGGCCTCGTCGATCACCCAGGTGCCGATCGGCACGATGAGGCGTGTTTCCTCCGCGATCGGGATGAACTGCGAGGGCGGCACCCTGCCCAGATGCGGATGCTGCCAGCGCAGCAGCGCCTCCACGCTCAGCAGCTCGCCCGTCGCGGCCTGCACGCAGGGCTGGTATTCGAGCCACAGCTCGCGGCGCTCCACCGAGGTGCGCAGATGGGTCTCGAGTTCCAGGCGGTGGCGCGCGCTTTCGGCCATCTCGGGCGAGAAGAACTTGACGAGATTGCGGCCGCTCGATTTGGCGCGGTACATCGCGGCATCGGCGTTCTGCATCAGCGTCTCGATGTCCTCGCCGTGGTCCGGATACAGCGCGATGCCGATGCTGCATGCCACCTGCAGCGTCATGCCGCCGATCTGGTGCGGCTCCTGCATGAGCGGCAGCAGCCGCTCGTCGAGCAGGTGCGCCACGTCGGCCGCGCTGCCCGCGCCGCCGAGCAGGACCGTGAATTCGTCGCCGCCGAGCCGGCTCACGGTGTCGCCCGCGCGCACCGATTGCAGCAGCCGCTGCGAGACCGAGCGCAGCAGCCCGTCGCCGGCGTGATGGCCGAACGTGTCGTTGATGTCCTTGAAGCGATCGAGGTCGATGAACAGCACCGCCACCCGGCCGCGGTCGTGCCGCGCCTGCTCGATTGCGGCACCTAGGCGCCTGGTAAACAGCGCGCGGTTGGGTAGCTCGGTGAGCACGTCGTGTTCGGCGAGGAACCGGATGCGCGCCTCGCTCTTCTTGCGGTCGGTGATGTCGATCAGCGTGCAGATGTAATGCGACACCGCGCCGTGCTTGTCGCGCACCGCGCTGATCATGAGCCAGGCCGGATAGTCGCCGCCCGCGCGCCGGCGCACCACGGCTTCGCCGTTCCAGACGCTCGAGATGTCCACCAGCGCCGCGAGCCGCGATATCAGCGGCTGCTCGCCGCCGCTCGCCACGATGAACTCGGGCAGCGTGCCGGCGATCTTCTCGGCGCGATAGCCGGTGGCGCGATAGAACGAGGCGTTCGCGGTCAGCAGGCGGCGCTCGCTGTCGAGGATCAGGATCGCCTCCGACGACGCCTCGAACACTTTCGCCCACAATTCGAGGCGTTTTTCCATCAGCTTGATCTGGTTGATCGGCGTAAACGCAGTGAGCACCGCGTCGCGCCCCTGGAATTCGAGGCGGCGCGCCGACAGCATGGCCCAGGTGGGTTCCTCGCTCGCCATCCAGCGCACCTCGAACTGGTCGACGGCGTTGCGGTCGGAGAGCTGCTGGAAGAAGCGCGCGCGCACCGCCGAATCGAGTCCCGAGGCCCACGGGTCCGAGGTGCAGCCGTTGAGCCAGTAGAGCGCCGGATGGTTGGCGTGCAGCACCTCGTGGCCGGGCACGGAGGTCACCATCATCGGCACCGGCGTGGCCTCCACCAGCGCGTGCTGCGCCTGCGCGGCGCGCGCGCTGGCGGCGAGCTCCTTCTGCACGTCGCGCTCGTGGTCGAGCTGGGCGAGCATGTCGTTGAACCCGCTGACGAGCTGGCCGATCTCGTCCTGGCTGTGCCACGCGGCGCGCTGGCCATGGTCGCCGGTGCGGCGCACGGTGTCCATCACGCGCGCGAGCTGGCGCAGCGGCCGCGAGATCTGCTGCGCCACCAGATAGACCATGGAGAGAATGCCGCAGAGCAGGAACAGCGCCGTGCCGAGGTGCAGCCACATGCGCGAGAACAGCGCGCTCACGCGCGCGCGCAGCAGCGCGTCGAGTTCGGCGCCGGTGGCGCGCCAGGCGTCGCCCGCGAGCGCGACCAGCGCCTGCTGGGCCGCGTCGGCGGCCGCGCGCGCGGCGGCGTCGGCGCCGCCCGCGGCCACCGCCTGGCGCGCCGCGTCGCGGTAGATTTCGATCGCCTCCAGCAGCTGCCCGGTCGGCGCGGCGAGCACGCGCTGCACGCCGGCGTTGGCCGCGCCGGCCTCGGCGAAATCGGAGCGCAGCCCCTGCGCGACCGCGTCGAGCTGGCCCTCGAGCACGAGATAGCGTGTGCTCAGCTCGCGCCGCACCCGGGCGGTGACGGCGCCTTCGCGCAGGCGCTGGCCGATGCCGTCCACCGCGTCGAGCAGCGCGGGGTAGCGCAGCACGGCCAGCGACATCGAGTAATAGCTGTCGAGATCGGGGTCGAGGATCAGGTTCGACTGGTTGCCCACCCGCGTGATCAGATCACGGCAGGCCGCGAACGCGTCGCGCACGGCCGCCGCGCGATTCGCGGGCGGCGCGTGGGCCAGCGCGTCGAGCGCGGCGCGCAGGCGCGCGTTCAGTTCGCCGCTTTGCAGCCCCGTGCCGTACTGTCGTTCGGCGGCGGCCAGCGCGGCCTCGGTGCGTGCCACCTCCGGCATCGCGAGGCGTCCGTCGGCGCCGAGCGTGGCCACTTCCACGAGCGCCTCGCGCACGGTGGCCAGGTAGGCGTTGCCGACGATCTCCTTTTGCGAGAAATCGATCGATAGGTACTTCTCGTGAATCAGGATGCCGCTGATATAGACGACCGCGCTCAGATCGAGCAGGTAGATCAGCAGCAGCTTGCGGCCGACCCGCAAGCGCCCGAGCAGTCGAAAGAACAGGTTGTGTTGCATCGCACGCGCCAGGATGACAGCCAGGGTTGCCGCCGTGTTCCATACCGGGAACCGGCGTGTCCGGAAGCGTCGTCGCGGGGCCCGCGCGCGCTCGCTCCCTGACTAACGGCAGCGTCGCGCCGCGGCTTTAGCGCACGCGTGCGCGAGCCTCCCGGCGGGGCGTGGATGCCGCGCCGTGGTGCAAGTGCACCGCCGTGGCGCGAGCCGGCAGGGGCAGCAGGGCGAAGCGGCGGCCTCCGGCACGGCGGCGGCGCTGGCCGCGGCGTCGGTGACAGTCGGCAGGTTCTGCGGCGAGCGCGGGCGCCGGCGTGCC from Burkholderia glumae LMG 2196 = ATCC 33617 harbors:
- the uraD gene encoding 2-oxo-4-hydroxy-4-carboxy-5-ureidoimidazoline decarboxylase → MKAMHYTLAELNGMAAEAFVAALSGIFEHSPWVAEAAAAGRPYASVDALHTAMCGIVEQAGEARRLALVNAHPELAGKAAVRGELTAESTREQSGAGLDQCSQAEFDRLQQLNLAYRDRFGFPFILAVRGYDRHGIIANFESRLANTREAELRASLAQIYRIARFRLDDLIGA
- the alc gene encoding allantoicase yields the protein MAIPLLDPNAPEFTRRYVNLADPRLGAQALEASDDFFAPKERMLNPEPAVFIPGKYDDHGKWMDGWETRRKRTAGYDWCVVKLARPGVIKGLDLDTSHFTGNFPPAASVEACRAAEGAPNQDTRWVEIVPSTTLQGNQHHYVEVADAAPYTHLRINIYPDGGIARLRVYGQPQLDWSGAARDELFDLAAMENGGYLVAANNQHFGLASTILLPGRGVNMGDGWETRRRREPGNDWAIVALARPGVIRRIEVDTAHFKGNYPDRCSIQAAYVKGGTDSSLVTQAMFWPELLGEQKLQMDKQHHFEAELAALGPVTHVRLNIIPDGGVSRLRLWGTLAQ
- a CDS encoding ureidoglycolate lyase, with translation MKTLAIEALTRAAFAPFGDVIETAGATRIPINLGTTTRFHDLARIDVADGGGRPLVNLFRGEPRALPFEVTMLERHPLGSQAFLPLDARPYLVVVAPAGELDPARIRAFVTHGWQGVNYAKGVWHHPLIALGQTSDFIVVDRGGEGVNLDETALDESLWLTDAALHHVTA
- a CDS encoding EAL domain-containing protein; translated protein: MQHNLFFRLLGRLRVGRKLLLIYLLDLSAVVYISGILIHEKYLSIDFSQKEIVGNAYLATVREALVEVATLGADGRLAMPEVARTEAALAAAERQYGTGLQSGELNARLRAALDALAHAPPANRAAAVRDAFAACRDLITRVGNQSNLILDPDLDSYYSMSLAVLRYPALLDAVDGIGQRLREGAVTARVRRELSTRYLVLEGQLDAVAQGLRSDFAEAGAANAGVQRVLAAPTGQLLEAIEIYRDAARQAVAAGGADAAARAAADAAQQALVALAGDAWRATGAELDALLRARVSALFSRMWLHLGTALFLLCGILSMVYLVAQQISRPLRQLARVMDTVRRTGDHGQRAAWHSQDEIGQLVSGFNDMLAQLDHERDVQKELAASARAAQAQHALVEATPVPMMVTSVPGHEVLHANHPALYWLNGCTSDPWASGLDSAVRARFFQQLSDRNAVDQFEVRWMASEEPTWAMLSARRLEFQGRDAVLTAFTPINQIKLMEKRLELWAKVFEASSEAILILDSERRLLTANASFYRATGYRAEKIAGTLPEFIVASGGEQPLISRLAALVDISSVWNGEAVVRRRAGGDYPAWLMISAVRDKHGAVSHYICTLIDITDRKKSEARIRFLAEHDVLTELPNRALFTRRLGAAIEQARHDRGRVAVLFIDLDRFKDINDTFGHHAGDGLLRSVSQRLLQSVRAGDTVSRLGGDEFTVLLGGAGSAADVAHLLDERLLPLMQEPHQIGGMTLQVACSIGIALYPDHGEDIETLMQNADAAMYRAKSSGRNLVKFFSPEMAESARHRLELETHLRTSVERRELWLEYQPCVQAATGELLSVEALLRWQHPHLGRVPPSQFIPIAEETRLIVPIGTWVIDEACRQIARWRAAGLPEIRVSINLSVVQLRDDAQLVDKLHDSLAAHDVRPDSLELEITETELMESVDHYLDTVNEIRALGVKLSLDDFGTGYSSLSYLHRFPLDRLKIDRAFVNGRLGAPADLAVIRAIVELGHELGLRVVAEGVEQAHEANALRRIGCDELQGFYYAKPMSNDALEQWLRARAAPCVSEAL